The following is a genomic window from Chryseobacterium sp. StRB126.
AGAGTTTGGGGCTAAAAAAGATTGAAAGAAGGTAAAGAAACGGCAAGGAGACATATAAAAGAGAAAAGATGAAGAATAAAGAATATATAGAGGAAACTAAAGAATACCTATTTGAATAAGGTTCCTCGAAAGCGGATAAAAAAATTCCGTAAGAAATCCTAAGTGATAGGACTCTTACGGAATGATTGTAAAACCGAAGTTTATATTTTTAGTTCAGAACGTAGGATGTTCCGTCTCTTCCGTCTTTTAATTCGATGCCTTCAGCAAGCAGTTTGTCTCTGATTTGATCTGAAAGTTCAAAGTTTTTGGATTTTCTGGCCTGATTTCTAAGTTCGATTAAAACTTTTAGGGTCTGATCGAGTTTCTCGTTATTGTTCTCCTCTACAGTCTGCAATCCAAGAACATCAAAGATAAAAGCATTCAATGTTGACTTTAAATCTTCAAGATCTGCTGTTGAAATCGTTTCTTTGCCGTCATTTAAAGCGAAAATATATTTTACGGCTTCAAATAAATGAGCGATCAGAATCGGAGAGTTGAAATCATCTGTTAATGCATCATAACATTTGTTCTTCCATTCTGTAAGGCTGAATTCTGACTGTTTGCTGTCATCAGGAGTAATGGAATTCAATACTTTCACAGCTTCCATCAATCTGATAAATCCTTTTTCACTAGCAATCATAGCATCATTAGAAATGTCTAAAACACTTCTGTAATGTGCCTGCAGGAAGCAGAAACGTACAATTGACGGGTGGAAAGATTTTTCAAAGAAGTCATTATCTCCTGTTACCAACTGCATTGGAAGGATATAGTTCCCTGTAGACTTACTCATACGCTGGGAATTCATCGTCAACATATTGGCATGCATCCAGTAATTTACCGGTGCGGCTCCATTGCAAGCTTTTCCTTGAGCAATTTCGCATTCGTGGTGAGGGAATTTCAAGTCCATTCCTCCTCCGTGAATATCGAAAGTTTCACCTAAATATTTAGTACTCATTGCAGTACATTCAAGGTGCCATCCCGGAAAACCTTCTCCCCAAGGAGAGTTCCATCTCATGATGTGAGCGGGAGATGCTTTTTTCCAAAGGGCAAAATCCTGTGGATTCTTCTTCTCGCCTTGCCCATCAAGATCACGGGTATTTGCAAAAAGCTCTTCTATATTACGTTTTGAAAGTTCACCGTAGTTCAGCCCTCTTTTATTGTATTCCAATACATCAAAGTATACGGAACCATTACTTTCGTACGCAAAACCTGTATCTATTAGTTTTTGAGTAAGCTCAATCTGTTCTACAATATGTCCTGTAGCTGTGGGTTCGATATTTGGTGGAAGCAGATTAAACATCTCAAGAACTTTATGGAAATCAACGGTGTACTTTTGTACAATTTCCATAG
Proteins encoded in this region:
- the cysS gene encoding cysteine--tRNA ligase, giving the protein MQLKIYNSLTAEKEIFKPILEGNVGMYVCGPTVYSNVHLGNVRTFLSFDFIYRTLMHLGYKVRYVRNITDAGHLTDDGDVNNDRFVKQTRLEKLEPMEIVQKYTVDFHKVLEMFNLLPPNIEPTATGHIVEQIELTQKLIDTGFAYESNGSVYFDVLEYNKRGLNYGELSKRNIEELFANTRDLDGQGEKKNPQDFALWKKASPAHIMRWNSPWGEGFPGWHLECTAMSTKYLGETFDIHGGGMDLKFPHHECEIAQGKACNGAAPVNYWMHANMLTMNSQRMSKSTGNYILPMQLVTGDNDFFEKSFHPSIVRFCFLQAHYRSVLDISNDAMIASEKGFIRLMEAVKVLNSITPDDSKQSEFSLTEWKNKCYDALTDDFNSPILIAHLFEAVKYIFALNDGKETISTADLEDLKSTLNAFIFDVLGLQTVEENNNEKLDQTLKVLIELRNQARKSKNFELSDQIRDKLLAEGIELKDGRDGTSYVLN